In Arachis hypogaea cultivar Tifrunner chromosome 7, arahy.Tifrunner.gnm2.J5K5, whole genome shotgun sequence, the genomic window TATATTCTAGACACTAACAGGTAGCAAACATGGATTTAAAAGAAGAAGTGAAATTACTGTTATTTCTGATATATTTACAACAGAAACCTGTGCTGGACAGAAATTTACACAAtatcatatatcacataataatcTATATTGTGATATACACACAACTTGTTGTTTTCCCTCAAGACTTTTCATGACATCTAAAATTTAAGTGAAAGAATAAGCAGAGACCCAGCTGAGCTTTCATTTTGCTATACTACACCCAAAAGCTACAAGCTATGGTCCCCCAAAACCTCTCACTCAAAACTCCCCAAacttaagaataattaaaaaaaaaggaaaaagaatgcaGAGAGAAACATGAGCCTCTACTTCTGCTTGAAAATAACAGAGAGGATGGAGATTCCGGGGACATATCTGCAAACAATCCCACAGGTAAAAATCTCCCCTCGCTCACACGAAAGAAGGATCTAAAagcaaataaaagaaagaaagaaagaaagaaaggtctCAACGGAAAATAATCAAGCCTGCTTCCGGAGATCCTTGGATTGAATGAATGTGCCATGGAAACCATAAGGCACTCTTGAAGGTAACTCAATTGTAGCCTCAAGCTCCAGAGTCATTGCATTCACAACCTGAAGCTCAGACCTCCACTCCTTCTCGTCATGAACAAATGCAAGAATGTAACCGTCGTCTTCCCTCTCCGACCACGCCGATCGAGGAAGAAACATCGGCTCACCACCGAATTTCTCACCGCCATACATATACTTCTTTACTTCGCCGCTGGACAGATCAACCTTGGCGAAACCGGACACCTTAGGCCATGGCTCGGCGAGTGCCAAGTATGCGAACTGTGTCTTCCTTCCAAGCTTGCTCTTGTTCACCATCCCTGCCTCCAAGTTCACCTGTTCTTCTTCACGGATTATAGCccttcttgttgatttccctgtCTTCAAGTTCAACCTTATCTCCGATAACACACTCTTCAAATTCTCATCGCACTCGTTGAAAATGGAGTCGGCAGGGGTCATGCACGATCCAATCACAACAACCTCATCAGTTTCTTTCTCCTCCCACGCATTCCATAGATGGAAGCAGAAGCACTCTGGCGCTTCAATCCACCGGATACCATCTGAGTCGGTGGCATTCTTGTCAAGAATCCCAAACCTAGAGACCTTCTCTTTGTCGTAAACAACCGGTGATCCACCCCTCATCATCTCGCCAAGCTTGAAAACCACCTGCTGGTCCGGTACCACCACGAAATTCTCGGTTATCGCGAAATCGTGCATCATCGTTGGGACCTTCAACGGAATATCAACGTCCTTCGACTTCGTTCCGtctttattgaatttgaaatactTTAGGTAAGGCTTTGAAACGACGTCGTAGCTTAGAGCAAAGAGTTCGCCTGAGACTGGATCCACTTTGGGATGTGCGATCATCGTGGATTTCAGTTGGCCGTTAAAGTCGTAACGGCCAACGGTTTTTAAATCCCCGTTTGGCGTGACGCGCACGTGGTAAGGCAAATCATCTTCGGACATCGCCAAGAGGCGGTTATTGAAGTAGACCAGACCGGCGTTTGCGACGCCCATTCCGTTTTTTCCGTCTACGAGGCCGAAAAGGCCACGGGCGTAGAACAAGAGGAGGCGAGCGATTCCGGAGTGACCGTGGAGTTCTCCGATGGCTTTCGGGAACACCGGTTTTCCGAGGGATTTCTCTTGGACGAGGCGGTTTGTTTCGGTGAACCGGCAGGAGTAGCTGGCAGAGCCGTTGTGGAATTTCACGGCGTGAACCATGCCGTCGCCGTCGAAGAGATGGTGTCCGGCCAGGGGCTCGTACATCGGATTGGCACCGTTGCGGACATAGACTCCGTCAATGCATTCCGGGAGTTTCCCGGCGATTGGGAGGGAGTGAGTGGAGGGATGCTCCGGCACCGGTGCGAAGTTTCCGGCGATCTGAACGCGGGGATCGGCGGTCTTTGGGAGCGGGTGTTGGCGCTCGTGGGAGGCTAAGGCGGATTCCGCGAAGTCTATTGCCATGGCGGCCGCCTTTTGTATAAGGTTCCAGTCTTTAACCGGAGCTGCGGTTGTGGATgcggttttattttcttttgttggttttggttttgttgttgttgtggttggTTGTAACTGTTTTGGGAAGTGGAGTGTTTGGAGTGAGCATTTGATTTTATTGTAATTAGACCTCCTCTTGTTACTCCTGATAGTGAATGAGGATGGTGTTTGAGGTGAACATGATGCACCTTTTAAAGAGGAGCATGATGATGGAAGTTTGGTATTGATCCATGTGTTTGAAGTTGCTGCCATGGTTGCTCTATTTTGAAAGTGTAGTGATGTGAGTGTGAGAGTAAGAAGTAAGTAGCAGGGGGTGAATATTGagttttgaatttggaatttggattggtgtgtgtgtgtattttttttcGTTTAAGAATGTTTTTTGCTTTTCTATGTTTTGTTTGAGAGAGGTGGTTTGTGAGTGAGAAAGTTGAGGGATGAGGGGAGTGAGAGACCGGATATATATAGTGGGGAGAAGGGGTTGGAGGCATGGAGGTTCAACTTAGACATGTAAGAGAAGACCACGTGTAGGATTAAGAAATTGAGGGAAAGAGAGTATTGagaatgaaaaaaagaagaaaaaagaaaattaaaaaagttgGATTGCCAATAAGTGATCAAGACAAGGTGGGGTTGTATATGGGGCATAGCTGCATGATACACTGCCACGAACACTCTACTTCGCTTTCTCTCTCTACACTACAAAAGAAAAGCTTATTTTATTGTGGAAATAATAAGAGAAAGGAAAGGGGAATAATAAGGATTATAATCTTAATTTTACTAGATAATTAACAAGGATTCAACTAACAAcacattaataaatattttaaaattaattagtgattatttaaattttattttttaaaaatataaaattaataattattaattacatttatttaaaattaattaattaaaaattatttatctaaacttTTCTTTATGATATAGGGAAAATTCCTTAAATTGAGAGCAATCACACATGACAATTGatgagaataaaattaaaacaacgcCAAGAGACCAAGGTAAATTTGGTTTGTTTAACGGAGTAATACCTAGGTATtataatgtgatatgaatttacTTAATACTTTCATAAAAGAAATTAGTCAAGAATTTTAAATTGAGTTTCTTTTGCTTTAttagtatatatttaataattcatAGTATTATAAAGGCCATTAATTGGTATAACATGgaaatagaagaaaacaatttagattgagagagagagagagagagttgaaacttgaaagggtctaaaaaaagtaaaagaaaatgaaagcggCGAAAGAAAAGAGTGGTATGTGTGTGTGTTTAACGATGGTAATCTATTGGCCCATTAGGTTGTAAGATGAACAAATAGGAGGGGTATGAAGAAGATTGGGCTTTTTGATTGAAGAATAGTAATGGGTGGTGGTGCCTATGACTATAAGTATGAGTGGAGAAGgcattttggtttgtttgttgcaCACGTCGAACCCCGCGTTGCTGCCTCAATGTGAAGTTGTGAGTGAGAGTTGAGAGTGTCACACGTGGCTAATTCTCTGAGTGTCCCTCATCTTTGCCTTCAAAATCTTAGTCACATCATATTACTACCCCACACGCTTGCAATTCCATTTCCCACTTTTCTTTACCTTCcttctcctttcctttcctttccttttggGTTTACTACATGTTTGGTAGTAGTGTAACAAGACActaagcaagttttaagtttagaAAACTTTGTTTCAATCTTAATTGTCTCTAGATTGATATTTTTTAGGGAAAAAGCATTTGTCTTTAAAGGGATAATTACAATTTCTTCAAACTATATTAGTTACATCTTTAACAACAAAGTCAGAATAATGGTCaaagataaaaacaaaatgaagtataaaaaataaaaaaaatattaaaataataactatcTACTCTTGTCTTAATCTAATGATAAATATTTTGAACAGAAtaaaatcttatctttatcttgtaagttttaatgcattttaaaatttataatataatgtacgttatgaaattatttatctcaaaaatttaaataaataaaaaaatatataaataattatatcaatagttctgaaaataaaattgaattagtaGTTTGATCTAGTTAATCGAAAATTGATTATCAAACCgattttattttagataaaagTCATTTGATAGTGAACttgttaaaatttgaaaagttcagtaaaaaataattaaatagtttagtttttgagtttttttaaagattaattaatggtataaaataataaataatttttttaaaaaaatatatttatataatatattattttattatattaatttaattttaataattttgattgaatttttgaaCCTCTAATTTTATTGGTTTAATAATTGTATCATTTTTAAAATCTACTCaatctctttttctctttctgttGACTAAGCATGGCATAAAAATGATTGTTATTAATCATTGAAAGAAATTTTTGAGTAATTATCTAAATCAaccgtaaaaaaaatttaaaaatagatattttagtctttaaaaaaattaatacacaaaaatatctctaaaattttattcaggcaaataaattagtttttaatctattttttggCAGTGTAATTACCCAAATTagtattcaaaaattttaaaaatagacattTTAGTTCCTAAATAAATTAATACATAGATCAATCCCTAACATTTTTTTCTGTCAGATATAACAATTTTTCGACGTAACTCACAACGAAGAATGCAAATTTGacatactttttttttgttaacatgATTTTTGcacatattataaataaaagaaaaataatatatatgtgcCACATGGATGTGTATGTTAATTTAGTCTAATTATGAAGTAGAAATTCAGTTATCTTTTGAGTTAATTGATGATTTGGTGATCAAGTTGAGATTCAagtgaaaataaaagaataattttgatTATATTTAATTCCTACCTATCTGATGACAAGAATTATTGTCGGTCtaaaatttctcttatagaaataagaacttcgttgtaaacATAGCTCCAAACTAACTAATAATCTTCACATCAAATTTTAAtagatttggttgtcacaagtacaaatcccaatgaaaattaaccaaagtattcaaatctcggatcgtctcacaaggaattgcaatgaagtgatcaattattggctatgaaggaacaatggGGTTTGATTAAACGACAAGAGaagtaaagaaaacaattaaagaaagcacttaataaagagagacattcatggcaatgattgagaatatatgctttctatcctagtcactaatcataacaataattaacaaaggCTTATCTTATTTTGTCATTCCCAACAATgtaagaaggtataatgttatcttcacatgagagaaataagactagttaatctcaatccaaaagtcctaataaacttactaattgaattagcaagagattagagtcaatggaaataatattaactaacaactctagatcaccaatctaaattgggtacaaatgactcaagattacttaatttttctttccaaaccaagaatgctcaaagatctactctaacatccaaccaagtattttgtcaaacacttggaaggcataaaagaaaagcatagtaaaagtgcaagaaagataaattctacaactacccaatgcaagaaaagtaagatcaacaactcaattcaacaataaaaggaacataaaacatcaattgcattaaagaaaaccaaatccaacaagaattcatcaataaactaaaagaggcataaaaggggAGTTAACAGTgcaaactaagagaattaagatgtaggaacaagaaattacaagGAAAACTAAAGGAAAATAAGAATTAAACCCTAGATTTAAGATGCAAAATACCCAGGACCGAATACATAGGGGCAAGTAGAGACCTGGCCACCCCagctttttacaaaaaaaaaaatagtagtaaAGTTTAAGAAGCCCAAcccataaaatataataatttttgaaattttttaaagtcCTAAAGCTAAATTGGCTACACATAAACACTATTATTCCTTTTGACTTTTGACGTTTAGGATTCTTTTTGAAATTGAAGCCATAGCGACGCGCGATGCCCTCTAGTCCTTTACTCCACTGAGTTACTGACCACTATCTCACAACTCACAaggtatattttattatatattttaaatttaaaatttgttattataTATCTTAAATAGTTACTATGCAGATTTATTGTTCTTGTTGATATATCTCTATGTATTGTACTACGGTATGACTATGTATATTATTAATTTGTCtagtagtatttttattttttatttttagtaaaattaatagtgatttagtaaaaaaatattattaatttgttattgatgtttaattaataaaaaatatttagactttatttattcatatgagtatataattatttgaattttttttcaggtAAAAAGAAACTAGAACATTTTATGATGAAAAAGCaaagtaaaattgatgcaattttTAAGAGAAAAGCTGCTGATAATGTTGGAGTTCAAACAAGTCAACCCTCTAATCTTATTTCACAAGAAGTTTAAGTAAGTGAACTCTCTAATCTTACTCAAAATGCACATCAACATGAATCCAAAGTTCCAAGATTAGAAAGAGATGTTGATATCTCTTTATTTGAAAGGGATCCAGTAAAGCGACGTCCAATTTGGTAGTATAATGTCAATGAACGTGATTAGATTCGTAGAGCATACATAATAGCTGGGCCAAACCAACCAACAAATATTAGCTATCCAGCTTCTGGTAATAACAATCACCGTCGATATTTTCAATCTTCTTGGTTTAAGAAATTTCTAAGTTGGTTAGAATATTCACCAGAAAAAGATGTTGCTTATTGTTTGCCTTGCTACTTGTTTAGTAAACATTATGGTGCTCGTAATGATGGAAAAAATGCATTTTCAGAGTTAGGATTTAGtaattggaagaaagtaaataATGGAGTGAATTGTACATTTGTATATCACGAGGGTTCTATTCCTAATTCTCCCTATAATTTATGTGTGAAATCTTGTGATGATTTAATGGCTCATTCTAAGCATATAGACAAAGTTCTTGATAGGTATAGTGATGAAACTATAGCAAATAACCGTTTAAGGTTGAAGATATCCATTGATGCTATTCGATGGCTTGCATTTCAAGCATGTGCATTTAGAGGCGACGATGAAAGTCCTGGATCTTTGAATAGGGgaaattttattgagttaattaagCTTTTAACTTTATGCAATCAGAATGTTAATAATGTTGTCCTTGAAAATGCTCCTGGAAATGCTCAATATATATCTCCTTGTGTTCAAAAAGATATATTGCATATCTTTGCTTGAAAAGTGCGTGCAACAATTCGAGAAGAAATTGGTGattctaaattttgtataattattgatGAAGCAAGAGATGAGTCAAAGCGAGAACAAATGTCTGTGGTTTTGAGATATGTAGACAAGCACGGTTGTGTTCAAGAAAGATTTTTTGATCTTATACATGTTTCTGATACGTGTTCTTTGACATTGAAAACAGAAATTTCATCAGTTCTTTCTCGTCATAATATTGATGTTCAAAATCTTAGGGGACAAGCGTATGATTGAGCTAGTAATATGCGTGGTGAatggaatggattgcaagctctaTTTTCGAAAGATTGTCCTTGTTCATCAATTACAATTAGCACTTGTTTTTGCAGCCAAAGAAGTTTGCTATGTTCATCAATTCTTTTCAACTTACACTAATTGTGAATGTTGTGACTGTTTCTCCTAAACGTCATGATCTGTTAAGGGTTGCTCAAGCAAATAATGTTGCAAACTTAAACGCCGATGATCAACTTGTGACAGGTAGTGGACTTAATCAAATTGGTACTTTGCAAAGAGCTGGAGATACTAGATGGGGGTCTCATTTGAATTCTGTACGTAGCTTGCTATGCATGTTTGATGCTACTTGTGAAGTTCTTAAAAAAAGCACTGAAGAAGGTAATTTCTCCACTCGTGGTGATGCTAGTGCTGCTTATGATGCTATCACATCCTTTGAATTTGTCTTTGTTTTGCATTTGATGAGAAATATTTTGGAAGTTAGTCATGATCTTTGTCAAGCTTTGCAACGAAAAAATCAAGACTTTAATCCAACGAATGAGAGAATCAAGTTGGGAGGCTTTCATAAAAGAAGTTTTATTGTTTTGTGAGAAACATGAAGTTGAAGTTCCTGATATGAATGCATTGCATATTCCTAGAAGAGGCGAACTTGCAAAATTGTCGACCAAATTTCAGTGGAGAATCATTACCGTGTTAATTTATTTCTGGCTGTAATTGATACACAGTTGCAAGAGCTTAATGGAAGATTCAATGATCATATGGTGGAATTGCTTACTTTAAGTTCAACTTTAGATCCCAGAGATAATTATAAGTTCTTCAGTGTCAACAAAGTATGTGAATTAGTAGAACGATTTTATCCAGGTGACTTCAGTGACCAAGAGAAATTTCACATTAGAATGCAAGCTCAACATTATGAACTTGACATTCCTAATCATGTTGAGTTAACTAACTTGTGCACAATTTCGGAGTTATGTCAAGGATTAACGAAGACAGGAAAGTCTTTAACATATCATTTGATTGATCATTTGATTTGCTTGGTATTAACTCTCCCTGTTTCAATTGctacaactgagagatctttttcagctatgaatattgtgaagaatagactcaaaaataaaatggaagatgaatttcttgctaattgtcttttgatTTACATTGAGAAGAAGATTACTGAAAGATTTGACACcgattctattatcgatgaattttatgatatgaagaatcgacgtgtaccacttcgttagtaaaaagtatGCATATTTTGTTTGTACTTTAAATATAAGTATTCTCTATCATTATATTTTTGTAATGAATCTTacattataatttatttgcatatttctttaatattatatatgttattggccTCCCCATAATAACATTTCTGGATCCGACCCTGAAAgtaccctaagaaccctaattctagagagaagatggagcttctctctctagaaaactaacctacatgatgctatcctAAAATTAATTGTTCCCCCTttacccaagcttgaattctacatgaaatagcctcaggaatcagttggatttgggccaGGAAAGCTCATAAATTGCCCCCTAGCtatttcactttaatgaggtcacctgcgagctgtgacgcgtacgcatcgcttggaATTTTAAttcacacgcgtacgcgtcatgtcacgcgtatgcgtcgccatgcgactccatctccacgcgtgcgcgtctgtcacgcgtgcgtgtcgatgTATGCACTCCAAATCTTTGTTTTTCCACGAGTtcttcactttgcatgcttttctcttcactcctttgatccattcctagccttttcaacctgaattcactaacaaacacatcaaggcatctagtggaatcaaaggtgaattaaaactagcaaattaaaggcctaaaaatcatatttttataaatgtgagataagttgataaaattctccaaattaagtacaagataaaccatgaaattggggtttatcaaacctccccacacttaaaccaagcatgtcctcatgctaaactcaagaaagaaacaaagggtatcaacatttattcaatgcaaactatctatattCAATCTACTTTTATGCAATCTATCTAATTGAATGCAATTACTCGGTCAAAATAAATCCATTCCCAAGAGAGCATGTACAAACATGAGGGCTAAAGGTGTCTCAATGagatcaaatccacaattgatttgagttattgaaatgattttacaaacttgcaagaaaagagatgatcatgggtgaaaatatgtaattgagtaattgaaccctcaccggatgtgtatctgctctagtcCCTCAAGTGTATAGAGTTGATTTactcaattctcccttaatcatgctttccaagatttatttttcatctaacaatcaacaattatttcatgcatgcatacaaatatcatgaggacttttccataggttgtaatggggccaaggtcaaagtaggattgtatatggttaagtggactagaaatttgaatctttgatgagctaaaacttcccacctaacctaaaaCAACCTATACTATTTAAATGTTAACCTatctacccattcttcactttttgacacactcatgcatttctcttttgatcaccatacatatgcattgatttttattaaactttactttggggcattttgtccccctttttattgctttttttctctctttttctatatatttttttcttttctttcatttttattttttattgtttttctcatttttttcaaaccaaaatatatacaagagcattgatgagtggataatttatacgctttttggcattatttttaggtagtttttagtaggatctagctacttttagggatatttttattagtctttatgaaaaattcacatttctagactttactatgagtttgtgtatttttctgtgattttagatattttctagctgaaattgagggacctgagcaaaaatctgatagaaggctgacaaaggatgctgatgctgttggattctgaccttcctgcactcgaaataaattttctggagctacagaactccaaatggtgcgctttcaattgcgttggaaagtagacatccagggctttccagaaatagataatattccatactttgttcgagtttagacaatgcaaactagcgttcaacgtcagttctatgctgcattctggagtaaaatgccagaaacacgtcacaaaccagagttaaacgccaaaaacacgttacaacttggcgtttaactccaagagaagcctcttcacgtgtaaagctcaagctcagcccaagcacacgccaaagtgggccctggaagtggaattctgcacttagacttatttctgtaaaccctagtagctagtttagtataaatagaactttttactattgtatttacatctctggatcctttgaccatctttggattatattttgatcctttgatcacattttgggggctggcctgacggccatgcctggaccatcacttatgtattttcaacggtggagtttctacacaccatagattaaggtgtggagctctgctgttcctcgagtattaatgcaattgctattattcttctattcaattcagcttattcttattttaagatattcgctgcacttcaacatgatgaatgtgatgatctgtgacactcatcatcattctcacttatgaacgcgtgcctgacaaccactcatgttctaccttagatcgagtgcatatctcttggattccttaatcagagtcttcatggtataagctagaattattggcggccattcctgagatccgaaaagtctaaactttgtctatggtattctgagtaggatctgggaagggatgactgtgacgagcttcaaactcgcgagtgttgggcgtagtgacagacgtaacagaatcactggattttattccaacatgatcgagaaccgatagataattagccatgctgtgacagagcatttggaccattttcactgagaggacgggaggtagccattgacaacggtgaaacccaacatacatcttgccatggaagggagtatgaaggattagatgaaagtagtaggaaagcagagattcaacaagaataaagcatctccatacacttatatgaaattcccaccaatgatttacataagtatctctatctctattttatgctttattcatctttatatttgaaaaccattataaccatttgaatccgcctaactgagatttacaagatgaccatagcttgcttcataccaacaatctctgtgggatcaacccttactcacgtaaggtattacttggacgacccagtgcacttgctggtttgttgtgcaaagttgtgacaaagtgtgattcacgtttgagagctccaagtctttggcgccattgttgatgatcacaatttcgtgcaccaagtttttggcgccgttgccggggattgttcgagtttggacaactgacggttcatcttgttactcagattaggtaattttcttttcaaaaagttttcaaaaatctttcaaaaaatttttttctttgttttcgtttttccaaaaagtaattttcgaaaaaaccaaaaaaattaataaaatcataaaaaaaccaaaaatattttgtgtctcttgtttgagtctagtgtcaatttttaagtttggtgtcaattgcatgttttaaaaaacttttgcattttttgaaaattcatgcatgtgttcttcattatcttcatgttgttcttgacaagtcttcttgtttgatctttaaattttcttgttttgtgttttttgttgtttttcatatgcatttttgcattcatagtgtctaagcattaaaaaaatttctaagtttggtgtcttgcatgtttttcttttcttgaaaattttcaaaaataagtcttgatgttcatcttgatcttcaaagtgttcttggtgttcatcttgacattcatagtgttcttgcatgcatcattggttttgatccataatttttatgttttgggtcatatttgtgttcttctctctcctcataaaaaaatttcaaaaaaataaaaaaatatattttccttgttttactcataattttcgaaatctttgggttgacttagtaaaattttttaaaataaattgttccttgtttagtcaagtcaagatttcatttttaaaaatcttatcttttcaaaatctttttcaaaatcaaatcttttcttttttcctttatattttcgaaaatattgttttaaaaaattgtttttcaaaatctttttcttatctttacttcataattttcgaaactttactaacaattaatgtgattgattcaaaaatttcaagtttgttactttcttgttaagaaaggttcaatctttaaattctagaatcatatcttttagtttcttgttagtcaagtaattaattttaattttaaaaatcatatcttttcaaaatatctttctcaaatcatatctttttcaaaatcaatttcaaaatctttttcaactaactaattgactttttgtttgtttcttatctttttcaaaaccacctaactactttcctctctctaattttcgaaaattacctccctctttttcaaaattcttttaa contains:
- the LOC112703460 gene encoding 9-cis-epoxycarotenoid dioxygenase NCED1, chloroplastic, yielding MAATSNTWINTKLPSSCSSLKGASCSPQTPSSFTIRSNKRRSNYNKIKCSLQTLHFPKQLQPTTTTTKPKPTKENKTASTTAAPVKDWNLIQKAAAMAIDFAESALASHERQHPLPKTADPRVQIAGNFAPVPEHPSTHSLPIAGKLPECIDGVYVRNGANPMYEPLAGHHLFDGDGMVHAVKFHNGSASYSCRFTETNRLVQEKSLGKPVFPKAIGELHGHSGIARLLLFYARGLFGLVDGKNGMGVANAGLVYFNNRLLAMSEDDLPYHVRVTPNGDLKTVGRYDFNGQLKSTMIAHPKVDPVSGELFALSYDVVSKPYLKYFKFNKDGTKSKDVDIPLKVPTMMHDFAITENFVVVPDQQVVFKLGEMMRGGSPVVYDKEKVSRFGILDKNATDSDGIRWIEAPECFCFHLWNAWEEKETDEVVVIGSCMTPADSIFNECDENLKSVLSEIRLNLKTGKSTRRAIIREEEQVNLEAGMVNKSKLGRKTQFAYLALAEPWPKVSGFAKVDLSSGEVKKYMYGGEKFGGEPMFLPRSAWSEREDDGYILAFVHDEKEWRSELQVVNAMTLELEATIELPSRVPYGFHGTFIQSKDLRKQA
- the LOC140174405 gene encoding uncharacterized protein, which produces MAHSKHIDKVLDRYSDETIANNRLRLKISIDAIRWLAFQACAFRGDDESPGSLNRGNFIELIKLLTLCNQNVNNVVLENAPGNAQYISPCPKKFAMFINSFQLTLIVNVVTVSPKRHDLLRVAQANNVANLNADDQLVTGSGLNQIGTLQRAGDTRWGSHLNSVRSLLCMFDATCEVLKKSTEEGNFSTRGDASAAYDAITSFEFVFVLHLMRNILEKRRTCKIVDQISVENHYRVNLFLAVIDTQLQELNGRFNDHMVELLTLSSTLDPRDNYKFFSVNKVLKNKSGYSEFYEGWKCVKYEVGLREDMRRAVAPLEIRRFSELVDNVRVVEEYVKTVASSRDIHGGNTSRERNDYLGPRGTELQERWTHSPASAKSRKI